The following proteins come from a genomic window of Montipora foliosa isolate CH-2021 chromosome 2, ASM3666993v2, whole genome shotgun sequence:
- the LOC137991256 gene encoding uncharacterized protein — MAWYSVNTSMMIYYLRAHCPGVKQAWLADDSAGGGVITSLYDWYKLLSQEGEKFGYLVNGSKSWLIVKSEEAAAEAARVFGDEVNITIEGQRHLGAVIGSQEYKDMYCKEKVRAWKGELETLSEIAKNQPHAAYIAFTKGFKSKFTYFLRTIESFEDYIDPVQEVIDDLLLPTFFGQTEPLSDEVRQLATLTMAQGGLGVPDLRSEAPQQFTASASITAAHVDSITTQSTIMITGENSVEELKRHHQALKAEREKAKMESIDSTLSPDLLRLANQARDKGASSWLNAIPLKDQGLALNKQEFRDSLRLRYNLPLTDLPAQCVCGDRFNVGHVLSCKKGGFVAQRHDGVRNLLTSFITKVCKNVEAEPRLLPLDNERMHLRSAVTSSEARLDIKAGDFWSRGVTAFFDVRVTHVNSKCNQSKPTSEVFKDQEEEKKRKYQQRVLEVEMGSFTPLVFGTNGGMGNECQRFLKHLADKLVQKDGEPYNNVINWLRTVISFELLRSVHACVRGSRVPFRNVGDSLDDCRINVATAGI; from the coding sequence ATGGCTTGGTACTCGGTTAATACATCAATGATGATTTATTATTTGAGAGCACACTGCCCGGGGGTTAAACAAGCATGGCTCGCGGATGATTCGGCAGGCGGTGGAGTAATCACATCGCTTTACGATTGGTACAAGCTCTTGAGTCAGGAAGGAGAGAAGTTCGGTTACCTTGTGAATGGGTCAAAGAGTTGGCTTATAGTAAAGTCAGAGGAAGCTGCCGCAGAAGCAGCGAGAGTATTCGGTGATGAAGTTAATATCACTATTGAGGGTCAACGTCATCTAGGAGCGGTCATTGGATCACAAGAATACAAGGATATGTATTGTAAGGAGAAAGTGCGTGCATGGAAAGGGGAACTTGAAACACTATCAGAAATTGCTAAGAATCAGCCCCACGCAGCGTATATCGCTTTTACGAAGGGGTTCAAGTCCAAGTTTACTTATTTTCTTCGCACAATTGAGTCATTTGAGGACTATATCGACCCAGTCCAGGAGGTAATCGACGATCTACTACTTCCAACATTCTTTGGCCAGACAGAGCCCCTTTCCGACGAAGTGCGCCAACTCGCTACCTTGACAATGGCCCAAGGGGGACTAGGCGTGCCGGATCTGAGATCGGAAGCTCCACAACAGTTTACCGCATCAGCATCAATCACAGCCGCACATGTAGACTCCATAACAACTCAGAGTACCATCATGATAACAGGCGAAAATTCCGTAGAGGAGCTGAAACGTCACCACCAGGCGCTAAAGGCCGAAAGGGAAAAGgcaaaaatggagtcgattgACTCCACCCTCTCCCCTGATCTTCTTCGATTGGCCAATCAAGCAAGAGACAAAGGGGCCAGCTCTTGGCTTAACGCGATCCCCCTCAAAGATCAAGGTCTAGCTCTTAACAAGCAAGAATTCAGAGACTCTCTGCGGCTACGTTACAACTTGCCTCTCACCGACCTACCAGCCCAGTGCGTTTGTGGGGATAGATTCAATGTTGGCCACGTCCTCTCTTGTAAAAAAGGAGGGTTTGTGGCACAAAGGCATGATGGTGTACGAAACCTACTGACATCATTCATCACCAAAGTTTGTAAGAATGTGGAGGCGGAGCCACGCCTCTTACCTCTTGACAACGAACGGATGCATCTTAGAAGCGCAGTTACCAGTTCAGAGGCACGTTTAGACATCAAGGCGGGAGATTTCTGGTCTAGAGGAGTTACAGCATTTTTCGACGTCAGGGTCACGCATGTTAACTCCAAATGTAACCAGAGCAAGCCGACATCCGAAGTCTTTAAAGACCAAGAAGAGGAGAAAAAGCGGAAATATCAGCAACGAGTGCTTGAGGTCGAGATGGGATCCTTTACACCCTTGGTTTTCGGAACGAACGGTGGGATGGGAAATGAGTGCCAACGATTTCTTAAGCACTTAGCAGACAAGTTAGTACAGAAGGACGGTGAGCCCTATAACAACGTCATTAATTGGCTCAGAACTGTCATCtcatttgaactcttaagatcagTACATGCGTGCGTAAGAGGGTCCCGAGTACCTTTCCGGAATGTAGGAGACTCTCTTGACGATTGCCGGATTAATGTCGCCACCGCcggcatttaa